DNA sequence from the Nicotiana tomentosiformis chromosome 3, ASM39032v3, whole genome shotgun sequence genome:
AATATATTGAATTGCCCAAAAATGTCCTAAGGTCTAAACCACCATTCGAAATATTTATAAGGGAATAAAAGGGGCAATGACATCAAGATTGGTCCCCGGAATACATATGACTGTATTCTGTACTACGAATTAAGATAGAGCAACTTAATTGCTCTCGTTTGAATAACTTTGGTGATTATTTTGCTTTAGTTGCACTCGCCTACCTTATCGCATCATTACATTTTCTTATTATTACATTTATTACGTACATTAatgattattttttcttttttataaacaTTGATGCAAATTATGTACCATCGGTAGAGAGATGATGTAAATCCTTTACACTTGATATTAATCTTTAAGGTTTCGAATAAACCAATCTTAACTATTGCGTATATCGTTTTTCAAAGTTACAGCATAATGTATAATGGCAGTAAATTATTGTACAATCGAAGTTAGAGAAGAACACACTGTATCTTCTGTTGTATACTTAATGGATAGAACAAGAAACTAACTGCATATAAAACAGATCTCCTCTTTCAAAGTAATGTAGAAATTAAAATCTTGAGTAGAAATACATAAACGAAGATCAAGTTCTTCATATATGATTCTTCTGCCAGAAAGACTGATGGCTCTTGTTGGGTTTAAGGTGAATGGAAAAtggggaaaaataaaattttgattttttctcCTTGACAAAggaacattgtcccatattggaggaggaaaagacttttgatgggtatatatacaattgctcttcttctaactcttaaagagttaagaagaaggcaagccccgcgccgtcgtcgtcgccggcttcggtcaaatgattgattgattaaattttttggaccaaatttatttgttaatattaacgCAATAGATGCATTCaaacaatacaaaaatgaagttgaaacgcaacttgaCAAGAGAATGGGTGGTGAATACGAATCTCCTTTTgaaaaaatatgtttagaatatgaaattattcatcaaacaacggtcccttacacgccccaattcaatgggattgcggaaagaaagaatcgatcattaaaggaaatgatgaacgctttgttgataagttctggtttgccacagaacttgtgggggaagccattttTACAGCTAATCGGATATTAAACcgagtaccccatagcaaaacgcaatccattccacatgaaaaatggaaaggaaggaagcccaacttgaattattttaaagtgtgaggtgtttggcaaaagtgcaagttcctaaacccaaaagggtaaagataggacctaAAACTGTTAATTGTGTTTTCATACgatatgcaacaaatagtaaagcatatcgatttctggttcataaatcagaaaatcccgacattcataataaaacggttatagaatcagataatactGAATTTTTCGAAagtatatatccgtataaaaagtcAATTGGTGAAGCATCTAAACGACTTCGGgaggaaacaaaagaaagtacgtataatcaggaggatccaagacggaGTAAACGTCAAaaaacgtctacttcatttggaccagattttgtgactttcttattggaaaatgagcctcgaacattGAAAGAAGCCATGACTACTTccgaatcattattttggaaagagacagtcaatagtgaaatataATTCAtactgaacaaccatacatgggaattggttgatcttacTCCAGGCAATAAAccattgggttctaaatggatttttaagaggaaaatgaaagatgatggtactattgataaatataaggcaagacttgtggtCAAAGGGTATAGATAACGAGAAGGTCTTtgactattttgatacatactctccagttacgagaattacgtccatacgaacgttcgtagcattagctgcagtatatggtcttgaaattcatcaaatggccGTTGAAATgacttcttaaatggagatttggaggaagaaatttacatggaacaacctgaagggtttgtggttccaggtaaagaaaagaaggtatgtagacttgttaagtcgctttacggactaaaacaagcatcCAAATAATGGCATgtaaaatttgaccaaacaatgctgtcaaatagttttaagataaatgaatgtgataaatgtgtgtacattaaaaatgttacaaatcacagtcattgtttgcttatatgtggatgatatgctgataatgagtaatgacattgccaacataaatgcgactaagcgtatactaactagcaagtttgatatgaaagacttggaaGTTGCCGATTTAATTTTGggtattaagatccataagactcctcaaggtctggcattgtcgcaatctcattacattaaaacagtacttgaaaaattcaagcacttagattttaaagttgcaaagactccaattgacgtgaatcttgcacttgcaaagaacaaaggccaaagcatatcacaattggattatgctcgtgtgctGGGAtatttaatgtatatcatgaattgtactcgACTAGATATAGCgtgtgctataagtaaattgagttGATACACGAGtaatccaggtcaatctcattggatggggatgaaacgagttttgggatatttaaaacatacccaagactttgctttgcactacagtaattatcctgcggtgattgagggatactgtgatgcaaattgcatcaccggttcaactgattctaagtccaaaagtggatatgtattcactattggtggaggagcggtatcttggaagtcatccaaacaaacgtgtattgcccgctctacaatggaggctgaatttaTTGCCTTAGATAAAGTCaatgaagaagctgaatggctccggaatttcttggaagatattccattttggcccaaaccgttagcaccaatatgcatacattgcgatagtcaagcaGCGATtagaagggctgggagcgttatgtataacggtaaatctcgtcatatacgacgaagacataaaattGTTAGGCAGCAACTCTCTAGGGGGAtcatcacaattgactacgtaaagtcaagcgacaatgtgtcggatccacttacgaaaggcctaactagagaggtagttgaaagatcatcgaggggaatgaaactatggccgaggacaagtcattgtggcggtaactctacctagaagactggagatcccaatatctaggttcaaggagatcaaacaaagtcattaatgacgattcaacattgtcaactaaagTTTTTGGTCCATtttcgtgatgagacaatgttcagtaccaaggataaagcagtaaggctttttaatggtttctaaatttgatacggggcaTATCAAAAagtgtatctacgggatgacacgtttaggaaccACCTATGTAAGTGAGAAGTGTTAgtcgcttcaaggagaattttgcaaggccagttctctacgcacttatgaaaccaggcggagtttatggctgaaacgaacacaacaatgagaaccaaagacggttaagggttggttgtgtgactgatggttgtctaggtatataccaaagttcgacggttcaaagatatcaaatctaccgattgatcgagtatatccgacataagttcactacggaaagttcaaagggaaacctacttatccagatgtgaTTAATCCTTGcgtgtaaatcacacagtttttcatgcatattttagtgatatagccattccccattcatgtgggggattgttgggtttaAGCTTCTTAGAACttaaatgagggtgaatgggaaatggaggggaaaatgaaattttgattttccctccttgacaaagggacattgtctcatattggaggaggaaaagacttttgatgggtatatatacaattgctcttcttctagctcttaaagagttaagaagaaggcaagccccgcgccgtcgtcgtcgctcggcttcagtcaaatgattgattgattaaattttttggaccaaatttatttgttagtATTAACGCAATAGTTGCAACCTTGCATGAAGAGTTGTAACTCTTCAAGTATAACCCAAcgttttttggctataaatacaTGAACTCTCCCTCAGATTTTCCTTACGAAAATTCCGATTAATCCTTCTtctttctgcattgttttaacagaAAAGAAAGTAGTAAGTGTGATTTACTACCGCTATTTGCATTCGTTGTCACTGGGatttgaagtatcgctacaccagtgAGGGTAATCCGTTCTAtcatgggaggaaataatcctaaacctcgggtactaggaggggattaagttccttaaggaaacactgtgaattcagtgggctcggaatAATTTTGTTCTTCTACATTTCTGGTTTTATAtcgttttattttttaatatattttcgaATACAGAATATTAACAGGCTCTTTCCGTTCCTACCGGAACCATCTCTCCTTGGCTACAAAACACTTGAGCAAATAATATCCAGATACTGttcagaaaattttaaaactcaaGTCCAAACCATGAACTACGAAGCATTACCGTAGATAGACCGCACATACAGATACAGGAAACTAATCACGATATGTCAACCAGTTTCCTGCTCAAAGTCATCACCTTCTGACTCCTCACCATTGTCCGCATCATCATCGTCTGCTTCATTGTCAAAGTCTTCTTTATCATTATCTATGTTAGTCTTCCCAATTACGACTAAGTTGCTGTTCATCTTTCTGATTTCATTACACTACAAATTTTGCAAACATCAAGAAGGAAAAGTTAGGAACTTGGTAGTATTTGTCAGTTGATATGAGGCCAGACAACTTCttatgaaaaaagaaaagaaaagaaagaaagaatgcAGTTTTGCAAATGAAAGCGAGACAGAAAGTTacagaaaaaggaaagaaaacaaaCATAACGGACTTAAGAGTTGCAGCAAAGCAAGTAAGAGGAAAAGCTGGATCCAACCAGCCAACTGTTTGATACATGCCCACTTTATCCCACTTTTTTTTTTGATGAAATAAGATACATGCCCACTTTATCCCACTTTGGTTTATCATGGGCTACACAAAGAAcatattttcctattttctccAATATGGCACCTTTTTAAGTCTTAAACCTTAGTAGTTAGTAGTATTCCAGTAAGGGAGAATGTAGACACCAGCCAGGGAAAAGTTCATGATTCAATCTCTTCCAAAAAACTTTTCTGTTCTTATAAATAAGTCTTATTGATGTTTACATGGAAAAATTGAGACATGGTTCAGAGAAAAAGGTCAAAATTCAACCTCTTCCAGAAAAACAATACAAACTAATTTTATAATCATTATATTGTTTGTTCAAAAAATTAACCAACTTAACCTACATAAGAATCTTTTTCAATAGAAGATTTCTTGAGAAACTGTGAAATTATAGCATGATTTTGTCTCCCTCCACTTCACCAtaattctttcttttttgtttctaACCCCTCCTTTCCTTCAGCATTAATCCCTCAATGGTCTTAAATAGCTAGAAGTAAGAGTTAGTAGCATCAACAATCCTCAAATCGTAGGACAGGCAGTGTTCTGCTATACTGCCAACTAAACACTTAGCTGTTGGCTTCCAACACCCGACTTGGCAATTATAATTAAGGTACATGGCACTAGGAGAAGTTTGCAGTCCTAATTTTCGAACCTAATCAACTAATAATTTAACAGTTGTCGCAGCAATTATAATGTACAAACCTTTAATTAAGGTAATTGTCACTGGAATAACTCCAGAAATAACAACTTACATAAACTTAAGTAAGCAAGCAGCAAATAAGTACCTTAATACAGGGATGGTTGAGGCCTGAAAGAACATATGTTGGGGAGAATATATAAAAAGCTAAAAGAAGATCATAACTCataaacacacaaaaaaaaaatatagaatgAAAAAATACATTTGTAAAAACATAAAGGCAAGTGAAGAGACATGTCTGACGAATTATGTATATATCATGGAAGCGTCACtacatctttttcattttttgtaCAATGCATAAAAGAACACTCTCTGCAAAGACAAATTTTCATTGTTCTTAACCCAGGGAAGAGACTAGTTAGAAGAAAGATCCTATAGGTCAAGAGCCTTGGGCAATAGGCACATCATTAGTCCTTTTCCACCAGCTACCCTAAAGTAGCTCTATCAAGCCTAACTTTCTGTCAATCTTGCTTTTCATTCAAGAATAAGATGCTGGTCCAAAAAATTCCTGTATTTCAGTGGAAGAGTCCAGCTATTCAAGAGTGTTCTATTTGAAATGCAAACTTATTGGGCTCAAGTCTTTCTACTACCAAATAAGATCATTACACTAGTGCCAAATGTTTGCGGGACATTCCTGTGGACTGGCAGCAATGAGGTCTCAAGGAAGGCCTTAGTAGCATGGGACAAACGGTATATGCCAATGTCTGCTGGGGGCCTAAAAATTCTGGATTTCTGTAGATGGAACAAAGCAGCTATTTGCAAGCCTCTTTGGGTTGTGAGTTGTGACTCAGAAAAAAGAAATTTATGGGTGAAATGGATTCATAGATTCTAAAGGGAGAGACTTGCCACACTTTCCTACTCCAAAACAAGCTGGTTGGGTAGTAAGGAAGATCTTTGATGCAAAAGATTGGTTAGTGAGTAGTGGGGATTCTAGTTTAGTGCTTAACAGTTTTACAGAAAAGGAGAAGTTCAGCATCAAGAAAGCTTAAAAATCTTTCACTCCTCAGTTTCGAAAGGTAGCATGGAAGAAGGGAGTCTTGGCGAAAAGCATAATACCTAGGCATCAGTTCATCCTATGGTTGGCAATACAACAAAGACTCGCCGATGTTGATAGACTAGAAAGATGGGGGATTCAGGTTGATAAGGGCTGTGTGCTATATAGTTCAGATATTGAGGAAACAATGTCACATCTCCTGCTTGCCTGTCCTTATTCAAAGCATTTGTGGGGGTTTATACTAGCTTGGCTGGGAAAAAACAGAAGAAGTGGCTTTTGGCAGGATAAAGTGCAGTGGGCATCTAACAGCGTTAATAACAGCAGGCCAAGGGCTAGTATCCTAGGCTTCCAATTTTGTTTACCACATCTGGGCAGAGAGGAATGCAAGAAGATTTCAAAAGCAGAAACAAGAGAGTTGGCAAAGGATCAAGGAAACTGTTATACAACTTCATATCATAGGCCAGAGAAATTGTAAATGGAAGAGTCAATCAGAGAGTTTTAATAGGTACCCAACATAGAGTTGGCTAGATTGCTGCTATATGCTGAGGTTCCAGCTTatacccttcctagaaggtgctGAGCTGAAACTGAATAGCATTGCAATGCCAAAGTTTTGCTTAGTGATGTAGATACAGTTTTGGTCTTACTTTTTTAGAACTAGCTCTTGAGTCCAAAAGAGCTTGTTGTGTGCATTGTTATACTTGGTtgaatataaaattttattttgaccaaaaaaaaataaataatagtcTTCCTCTTAAGTTGACATGGTGCTGTTAATACTTAATATCCTCATCATAATTACATAAacatttctatttctattttttatttcttccaaACACCGTATCACTTAGGACCACACACTTGGTTCGTCACTTTTGTACATTTCGTTTATCGCGTCAGAATAATAGAGAAAGCTAGAAACTATGGTCCAAGTTGGTTAAGGCTTGAAACCTTTCAAGAATATATTAACTTTGAGACAAACATTATTCCTATTTGTGGCTCCCCCTACCCTATCAAGATTAATTTTGTGTTGGATGTAGTATCACAGCCTCCATATAAACTAGTTCACCTCGAACCCTGATACAGATTAACAATTTCTTTCAAGCAAGTATAACCTATATAATAACAGCATATTCACTAGCAGTAATACTGATGGAAAATGTATGTTACTTCCCTGAGTTCCCCAGCAATTCTCAACGAGACAAGCACTTCTAaatatttataataataatatgaCCTAATTATCAacatttgatacccctataaatgCATCGACAAGCAACACAATAATGAGAAACTAGTTCACCTTGAGTcctactacaaaaaaaaaaaaaaaaattgtttaaaGCAAGTATAATTTATATTATAGCAACATATTTACCAGCAGTAATATACTCATTAAGCCAATTAGTCAACATTTTGgagacaaaaagaggaaaaatacTTCATGTTACCTACCGATCAAAACAAAAAAGGAAGTTACTTAGGCTACTCCCCCTAGCAATTCACAACAAATGAGACAAGCACAACTAAATATTTATGATAAGATAAAACTTTCAACAGTTGATACCCTAAGATACATATACAAGCAACATTATAATGAGATTTGAAACTGTTGGGAGAAAGAGGGGAACGGCGGACCTTTTCTTCAAAATCAGATTCCTCCATAGCAAGGAGGAGCTCGTCGCTCTGAGGCTGGGGCCACTGCGCGGGGAGCAAAAACGACGTCGGAATAATTCGAGTAGAGCATGGGTACTGTAACATGAACGATGGATACTGCAACATTTTCCTTtcctttcctttcctttcttCCCCGCTCTCAGCTCCTCCTTTGCTCACTCTAATACTTTTTGAGTTTGTATTGGGCCTTGTTTGTTTGGGGGTCTATAAAGGCCCATCCTTTCTTCTGGAAACTATATTTTCTAGATTGtattttttctttcccttttcttTAGCTTTTTCCTTTTTTCCAATGTTATTACGGTAAAACCACATAGCAGGGTCATGTTTCCAGTTTTCACCTATACGGCTATACTCATGATAATTGCTTAACGTTGAATTTAGCGTGATTCTTTAattgttcagttattttattCATCTAATTTGACTTTATGATGCTCTACTCTTCTTATTCTTTTTGTTCCAATTTATATAATATCGTTCGAATTTTGAGAGTTAAACGAGTTTTTTTATCGTTAAATATTTTAggttattaattattataacttataataCTTTAAGTAatgtttcaaaatgaaaaatttatttaaa
Encoded proteins:
- the LOC104106809 gene encoding uncharacterized protein gives rise to the protein MLQYPSFMLQYPCSTRIIPTSFLLPAQWPQPQSDELLLAMEESDFEEKCNEIRKMNSNLVVIGKTNIDNDKEDFDNEADDDDADNGEESEGDDFEQETG